A window from Neobacillus sp. PS3-40 encodes these proteins:
- a CDS encoding amino acid permease — protein sequence MEQNQQNLKRGLLPRHVQFIALAGMIGTGIFKGSSDTLNMAGPSVVLAYLIGGMLLFIVMTALGEMAIAFPNLNVQNLVNKAFGFRISFIVGWLYWINWVIVTVVELLAAGSFLQFWFPNAPLWLLSFFCALVIVGINLFQVKYYGEMEFWFAGIKIIALIAFIILGILIILGIFPSNIHDPFSNYTAHGGFFPHGLKGTVSAFLVVMFSYGGAELIGVAVTETKDSERVLPQVIKGTVWRVIIFYIFPILIICGIIPWDKVTGQDSPFVQVFSLSGLPGAAHVMNFVLLTAVLSAANSGIYATSRTLYSMAQSGEAPKLLLKTTKNGIPLNGITITSICIIIGLFLAYLTPDQVISYLMSIPGFTVILIWISICSAQLKLRPHYKHQPAFKLVWYPTTTFVAIGSLLLIFIIFMFNMDNLIGSSVCLLAVSVLTIISFLVKPKNK from the coding sequence ATGGAACAGAATCAACAGAATTTAAAAAGAGGATTATTGCCGAGACATGTCCAGTTTATTGCTTTGGCAGGTATGATTGGGACAGGAATATTTAAAGGCAGCTCCGATACACTGAATATGGCTGGTCCTAGTGTCGTACTTGCCTATTTAATAGGAGGAATGCTTTTATTTATTGTTATGACAGCGTTAGGTGAGATGGCAATTGCTTTTCCAAATTTGAATGTACAAAATCTAGTAAATAAAGCGTTTGGATTTCGAATATCTTTTATTGTGGGATGGCTCTATTGGATTAATTGGGTTATCGTAACAGTTGTCGAATTATTAGCTGCAGGAAGCTTTCTGCAATTTTGGTTTCCTAACGCCCCGTTATGGTTATTAAGCTTCTTTTGTGCCCTCGTAATCGTAGGTATTAATTTATTTCAAGTAAAATACTACGGTGAGATGGAGTTTTGGTTCGCAGGAATTAAAATAATCGCATTAATTGCTTTTATCATATTAGGAATACTCATTATTTTAGGGATTTTCCCGAGCAATATTCATGATCCGTTCTCAAACTATACTGCGCATGGCGGGTTTTTCCCACACGGATTGAAAGGAACAGTAAGTGCCTTTTTAGTAGTCATGTTTTCATATGGTGGAGCAGAATTAATTGGTGTGGCAGTTACGGAAACTAAGGATTCTGAGCGGGTTCTCCCACAAGTGATTAAAGGTACCGTCTGGCGAGTGATTATTTTTTACATTTTCCCTATTTTAATTATTTGCGGGATTATCCCTTGGGACAAGGTAACAGGACAGGATAGCCCGTTCGTTCAGGTTTTCAGCCTATCAGGGCTCCCAGGTGCAGCACATGTGATGAACTTTGTTCTTTTAACTGCAGTGCTATCTGCTGCCAATTCAGGAATTTATGCAACATCAAGAACCCTTTATTCAATGGCTCAGAGCGGTGAAGCACCAAAACTATTATTAAAAACAACCAAAAACGGAATTCCTTTAAATGGAATTACCATCACTAGTATTTGTATTATAATCGGTCTCTTTTTAGCTTATTTAACACCTGATCAAGTCATTAGCTATTTAATGTCCATTCCTGGATTTACAGTAATATTAATTTGGATCAGTATTTGTTCAGCCCAATTAAAGCTTCGACCTCACTATAAACATCAACCGGCTTTCAAGTTAGTATGGTATCCAACGACAACATTTGTTGCTATCGGATCCCTTCTCTTAATCTTTATTATCTTTATGTTTAATATGGATAATTTAATTGGTTCTTCTGTCTGTCTTTTAGCTGTGTCAGTATTAACAATAATTTCATTTTTAGTAAAACCAAAAAATAAATAA
- a CDS encoding IS110 family transposase — MKDTIKYVGLDVSKEKIAVAIADEGRGEPRYHGMIPHTPEEVRKLMKKLGSPESLRVCYEAGPTGYPLYRLFITLGIHCSVIAPSLIPKRPGERIKTDRRDSVRLAHLYRAGELTPIYVPTPEDEALRDLVRCREDAKEDELRGKHRLSKFLLRNDIKPPTGVNKWTIKYFRWLDTLKFENPSLQVTFQEYYHQLKELAQRILRLEEEIKILASEGVHAKKIQALQSLRGVALITATSIVAEIGSFKRFTTPRQFMAYVGLIPSEYSSGEKRRQGEITKTGNRHVRRLLVESAWSYRYQPSVKGELQRRQSGQSPTIQAISWKAQNRLHKKYFRLLSRGKESGKAITAVARELAGFIWAVMQEVEDIPQA; from the coding sequence ATGAAGGATACCATAAAATATGTAGGTTTAGACGTATCAAAGGAAAAAATTGCAGTCGCTATTGCCGATGAGGGCCGAGGGGAGCCTAGATACCATGGAATGATTCCTCATACACCAGAAGAAGTGAGGAAATTAATGAAAAAATTGGGCAGCCCGGAATCTCTGCGAGTGTGTTATGAAGCTGGTCCGACAGGATATCCATTGTACCGACTATTTATCACACTAGGGATTCACTGCTCGGTGATTGCCCCGTCTCTTATTCCTAAAAGACCTGGAGAACGTATTAAAACGGATCGCAGGGACTCTGTTCGCTTAGCTCATTTATATCGGGCTGGAGAGTTGACTCCAATTTATGTACCAACTCCAGAGGATGAGGCTCTGCGGGATCTTGTTAGGTGTAGAGAAGATGCCAAAGAAGACGAACTGAGAGGAAAACACCGATTAAGTAAATTTTTACTGCGTAATGATATTAAACCTCCTACTGGAGTAAATAAGTGGACAATCAAATATTTCAGATGGCTGGACACTTTAAAATTTGAAAACCCTTCTCTACAAGTAACCTTCCAGGAATACTACCACCAACTCAAAGAGTTAGCACAACGTATTCTAAGGTTAGAAGAAGAAATTAAAATTCTAGCGAGTGAAGGTGTCCATGCCAAAAAAATTCAAGCACTCCAATCATTAAGAGGAGTAGCTCTTATTACAGCGACAAGTATTGTAGCAGAAATCGGTTCTTTTAAACGTTTTACTACACCGAGGCAATTCATGGCTTATGTTGGTTTAATCCCTAGCGAGTATTCGAGTGGTGAAAAAAGGAGACAAGGAGAAATAACCAAAACAGGTAATCGACACGTACGGCGTTTATTGGTAGAGTCTGCCTGGAGTTATCGGTATCAACCCTCTGTTAAAGGAGAACTACAAAGACGGCAAAGTGGGCAATCACCAACGATTCAGGCAATATCGTGGAAAGCACAGAACCGACTCCACAAGAAGTATTTCCGCTTATTATCAAGAGGGAAAGAAAGCGGTAAAGCCATTACAGCAGTAGCGCGAGAATTGGCAGGTTTTATTTGGGCAGTGATGCAAGAAGTAGAAGATATACCTCAAGCTTAA
- the dcuS gene encoding DcuS/MalK family sensor histidine kinase yields MGWKVIKWFDKPRWTLQTIITLLVCIVVIMALLVTDILITGKISKGTQQNQAERATDIARIVAQSPLVIEGLSNKNDEGKIQTFANQIMDSSHVEFVVVMDMNGIRKSHPNKNRIGEHFVGGDEGAVLKGKEHISIAKGTLGMSLRSFVPVIDVQNKQIGAVAVGISLEKVNNSVAQSRKIIYIGIGFGILVGVIGALILARKIKTILFGLEPSQIAKLLEERSAMLQSTKEGMIAVDQQGFITLVNNEGKRILKEAGIKTNPIGELVEDYMPNTRLHTILKSGISEFDQEQDLNGITILTNRIPVIVKGRIVGAIATFRDKTDIKQLAEQLTGVKLYVEALRAQSHEFMNKLHVILGLIHIGNYEVLSTYITKMVDFKQTEMEFVVERFKEPVLAGFILGKLSFARESGAELVINGEGTLPEPEQQDIIHEVVTILGNLIDNAVDAVKESENKIISLRFDYFENILVIEIQDSGKGLDDELKMQIFQKGFSTKGQNRGFGLFLVQQSLEKLKGELEIYSKENKGTTFIVTLPYKSKLV; encoded by the coding sequence GTGGGGTGGAAAGTAATAAAGTGGTTTGATAAACCAAGATGGACCTTACAAACGATTATTACGCTACTTGTATGTATAGTGGTTATCATGGCATTACTTGTAACAGATATATTAATAACTGGAAAAATATCTAAAGGAACTCAGCAAAATCAGGCAGAGAGGGCAACAGATATTGCCAGAATTGTTGCACAATCACCACTTGTAATTGAAGGGTTAAGCAATAAAAATGATGAAGGTAAGATCCAAACTTTTGCAAATCAGATTATGGACTCAAGTCACGTTGAATTTGTAGTCGTCATGGATATGAATGGAATAAGAAAATCCCATCCCAACAAAAATAGAATAGGAGAACATTTTGTTGGAGGTGATGAGGGAGCTGTCCTGAAAGGGAAAGAACATATTTCGATTGCAAAAGGGACGTTAGGTATGTCACTGCGCTCATTTGTTCCAGTCATTGATGTTCAGAATAAGCAAATAGGTGCTGTTGCAGTTGGGATTTCTTTAGAAAAAGTAAATAATTCTGTCGCCCAGAGTAGAAAAATTATTTATATAGGGATAGGATTTGGAATATTAGTTGGCGTTATTGGCGCTTTGATTCTCGCAAGAAAAATTAAAACTATATTATTTGGATTAGAGCCAAGCCAAATTGCAAAATTGTTAGAAGAACGGAGTGCCATGCTGCAATCTACCAAGGAAGGAATGATTGCGGTTGATCAACAAGGATTCATAACACTTGTCAATAATGAGGGAAAAAGGATTCTAAAAGAAGCAGGTATAAAAACGAATCCAATCGGGGAATTAGTTGAGGATTATATGCCAAATACAAGACTTCATACTATACTTAAGTCTGGAATATCTGAGTTTGATCAAGAACAGGATCTTAATGGAATTACTATTTTAACAAATAGAATCCCTGTAATTGTGAAGGGAAGAATTGTTGGTGCAATCGCAACTTTTCGAGATAAAACAGATATTAAACAATTGGCTGAACAATTAACAGGAGTAAAACTATACGTAGAAGCATTACGTGCACAGTCTCATGAATTTATGAATAAATTGCATGTTATTTTAGGATTAATTCATATCGGAAATTACGAAGTTCTTTCCACATACATAACGAAAATGGTTGATTTTAAACAAACAGAGATGGAGTTTGTTGTAGAACGGTTCAAAGAGCCGGTATTGGCGGGTTTTATCCTTGGAAAACTTAGCTTTGCTAGGGAATCTGGTGCCGAATTAGTAATTAATGGAGAAGGTACGCTACCTGAACCAGAGCAACAAGACATCATTCATGAAGTAGTAACGATTCTAGGGAATTTAATTGATAATGCCGTTGATGCTGTGAAGGAAAGCGAAAACAAAATAATTTCCTTACGATTCGATTATTTTGAAAATATTTTAGTTATCGAAATTCAGGATTCTGGTAAAGGGCTTGATGATGAGTTGAAAATGCAAATATTTCAAAAAGGCTTTTCAACAAAAGGACAGAATAGGGGATTTGGATTATTTTTAGTCCAGCAAAGTTTGGAAAAATTAAAGGGAGAGCTTGAAATATACTCAAAAGAGAACAAGGGAACTACATTTATTGTTACTTTACCATATAAAAGTAAGTTAGTATAA
- a CDS encoding response regulator, whose product MVREIHRQFIEKIEGFKIVGMASNGIEGLQLIKDSKPDLAIIDIYMPHKNGLEMLRGLRAECLFLDVIAITAASDIETVHMVLQQGAVDYIIKPFTFDRIKKSLEKYKLYRLKLKGKKELLQHELDQLLFMNGVEEKESDLLPKGLNVNTLVKITAFISHEKSPVSAEEVAERIGIARVTARRYLDYLEKEGKVKIHVQYGGVGRPVNRYGI is encoded by the coding sequence ATGGTTCGAGAAATTCACCGCCAATTTATTGAAAAGATAGAAGGGTTCAAAATAGTAGGAATGGCTAGCAATGGAATTGAGGGTCTACAATTAATAAAAGACAGTAAGCCTGATCTTGCAATCATTGATATTTATATGCCTCATAAGAATGGGTTGGAAATGTTAAGGGGACTTCGAGCAGAGTGTCTTTTTCTGGATGTCATCGCCATTACCGCTGCTAGTGATATAGAAACAGTTCATATGGTTCTTCAACAAGGTGCTGTTGACTACATAATAAAACCTTTTACGTTTGACCGAATCAAAAAATCACTCGAAAAATATAAATTATACCGATTAAAGTTAAAAGGAAAAAAAGAGCTTCTACAACATGAATTGGACCAACTTCTATTTATGAATGGTGTTGAAGAAAAGGAAAGTGACTTATTACCAAAAGGACTAAATGTAAACACTTTAGTCAAGATTACCGCCTTTATTTCACATGAAAAAAGTCCAGTTTCTGCCGAAGAAGTGGCAGAAAGAATTGGAATAGCACGTGTTACTGCAAGAAGGTACCTAGATTACTTGGAAAAGGAAGGAAAAGTAAAGATACATGTTCAATACGGTGGGGTTGGCCGACCAGTAAATCGTTATGGGATATAA
- a CDS encoding dicarboxylate/amino acid:cation symporter gives MKINFRNLTVQVLIGILIGITIGFLFPKFGAELKVLADIFIKLIKMVIAPIIFFTVVIGIGSMGDLKKVGRIGGKALLYFEIISTFALAIGLVIVNIVKPGSGFNTSAAKGGDISTFTQQANESSHGAIEFILGIIPDNVVGALAKGELLPVLFFAVLFGIATASLGSKGKPIISLFETFVEAFFKVVNIIMKFSPIAASGAMAFTIGNFGIGSLFSLGKLMGSVYATMFVFIVFILGAVAKIYGFNILKFIAYIKEEILLVLGTSSSESALPRMMERLENYGCSKSVVGLVVPTGYSFNLDGTAIYLSMAALFIAQAYNVDLTIWHQITLMGILMLTSKGAAGVTGSGFITLAATLSAFPTIPVEGIALLLGVDRFMSEARAITNLIGNGVATVVVSKMENEFHPGKTIHQIGSVVPMKAEEA, from the coding sequence ATGAAAATTAATTTTAGAAATCTAACTGTACAAGTACTAATCGGGATACTTATTGGTATTACGATCGGATTTCTTTTTCCGAAATTTGGTGCAGAATTAAAGGTTTTAGCTGATATTTTTATTAAACTTATTAAAATGGTAATTGCACCGATCATATTCTTTACAGTTGTTATCGGAATCGGAAGTATGGGAGATTTAAAAAAGGTTGGTCGTATTGGAGGCAAAGCACTTTTATACTTTGAAATCATTTCAACCTTTGCACTAGCTATTGGATTAGTAATAGTGAATATTGTAAAACCAGGTTCCGGATTTAATACATCTGCAGCAAAGGGTGGAGACATTTCTACATTTACACAACAAGCAAATGAATCCAGTCATGGAGCTATTGAATTTATATTAGGAATCATTCCCGATAATGTTGTAGGAGCTTTGGCCAAAGGTGAGTTGCTACCTGTCCTATTCTTCGCGGTCCTATTTGGAATAGCAACTGCTTCTTTAGGCTCAAAAGGTAAACCAATCATTTCACTTTTTGAAACTTTCGTTGAAGCATTTTTTAAAGTCGTTAATATTATAATGAAGTTTTCTCCTATTGCTGCTTCAGGGGCAATGGCATTCACAATTGGTAACTTTGGTATTGGTTCTTTATTCTCCCTTGGAAAGCTGATGGGAAGCGTTTATGCAACCATGTTTGTCTTCATAGTTTTTATACTCGGTGCGGTAGCCAAAATTTATGGCTTTAACATTTTAAAATTTATCGCTTACATCAAAGAAGAAATTTTATTGGTATTAGGTACTTCTTCTTCTGAATCTGCTTTACCTAGAATGATGGAGCGTTTAGAAAACTATGGTTGTTCGAAATCAGTTGTTGGCCTAGTTGTTCCGACAGGATATTCATTTAATTTAGACGGCACAGCAATTTACCTCTCAATGGCAGCCCTTTTTATCGCGCAGGCTTATAATGTTGATCTAACCATCTGGCACCAAATTACCTTAATGGGAATACTAATGCTAACATCAAAAGGGGCTGCAGGTGTAACAGGTTCAGGATTCATTACTCTTGCTGCTACCCTCTCAGCATTCCCAACGATCCCAGTGGAGGGAATTGCTTTACTTCTAGGGGTTGACCGGTTTATGTCTGAGGCACGTGCTATTACAAACTTAATTGGTAACGGTGTTGCAACAGTGGTTGTTTCTAAAATGGAAAATGAATTTCACCCAGGGAAAACAATCCACCAAATTGGATCTGTTGTTCCAATGAAGGCCGAAGAAGCTTAA
- a CDS encoding pseudouridine synthase: MRIDKLLANLGYGSRKEVKGLLKSGSVKVNDVVVKDAKQHVDPNKEIVTFNGEVIEYKEFIYLMMNKPPGVLSATEDHRDETVIDLLELNDQVYEPFPVGRLDKDTEGLLLLTNDGHLAHRLLSPKKHVPKTYFAVIDSEVTEEDIIAFGKGVTLDDGYVTKPGELTILKSGIRSDIELTITEGKFHQVKRMFEAVGKNVVYLKRMTMGPLPLDETLELGEYRELTDEEVELLKEYQAE, translated from the coding sequence ATGAGAATTGATAAACTATTAGCCAATCTTGGCTATGGAAGCCGGAAGGAAGTCAAGGGACTTTTAAAAAGCGGCTCTGTAAAAGTCAATGATGTTGTTGTAAAGGACGCCAAACAGCATGTTGATCCGAATAAAGAAATAGTTACTTTTAACGGTGAAGTAATTGAATACAAGGAATTTATTTATCTTATGATGAATAAACCGCCTGGGGTTTTATCGGCAACAGAAGATCATAGGGATGAAACAGTGATTGATTTATTAGAGCTAAACGATCAGGTTTATGAGCCATTTCCTGTCGGTAGACTTGATAAAGATACGGAAGGTTTACTTCTACTAACAAACGACGGTCATCTTGCCCATCGGCTACTGTCACCCAAAAAGCATGTTCCAAAAACCTATTTTGCGGTAATTGATTCAGAGGTTACCGAAGAAGATATCATTGCCTTTGGAAAAGGAGTAACCCTTGATGATGGCTACGTAACAAAGCCTGGTGAATTAACCATTCTTAAATCGGGTATAAGGTCGGACATCGAACTAACCATTACTGAGGGAAAGTTTCATCAAGTAAAGAGGATGTTTGAAGCGGTAGGGAAAAACGTGGTTTATTTAAAAAGAATGACAATGGGACCTTTGCCACTAGATGAAACGCTCGAACTTGGAGAATACCGGGAATTAACGGATGAAGAAGTAGAGCTATTAAAAGAGTATCAAGCTGAATAA
- a CDS encoding polysaccharide biosynthesis protein has protein sequence MSSKLLRGTFILTIGTILSKVLGLFYVIPFYQIVGAKGTLLYQYSYVPYTIFISVATAGVPLAVSKFISKYNSLEEYAVGRKLFKSGLMVMMVTGFVAFLIMYFTAPFLAEISLHGKKQLFSVNEVSTVIRAVSFALIVVPFMSLIRGYFQGHQSMGPSAVSQVVEQIIRILFTLVGAYVVLHTLNGGMVKAVSVATFAAFIGAIGSLAVLFWYWFKRKPHLDELLEKDKGTINISLKQIYKEILIYAAPFVFVGIANPLFQFIDQLTFSRAMATIASGKLADTAFSILNFESHKIVIIPVSLATAFSLTLVPSITKAFVENDQKSMNHQMNQAFQVLLFLTLPAAIGLSLLAEPVYTVFYEHDPLGIEVLGAYAPVAILFSLYSVTAAILQGINEQRYTILSLLVGLLIKLSLNIPLIKAMATEGAILATALGYTAAIIINLIVIKKYSNYPFRLVFRRCTLIVLLAGIMWLGTELTFTVMKLFLSPQSKVQSLLMILICGVVGSGIYFYLSLKTKLVYRLFGDKVDSIKRKLHLPI, from the coding sequence ATGTCGTCAAAGCTTTTAAGGGGCACGTTTATTCTAACCATTGGAACAATACTTTCCAAAGTTCTCGGTTTATTTTATGTTATACCATTCTATCAGATTGTTGGAGCAAAGGGGACACTGCTTTATCAATATTCCTACGTTCCATATACAATCTTTATTAGTGTAGCGACGGCAGGAGTGCCGCTGGCAGTTTCTAAATTCATTTCAAAATATAATTCACTTGAAGAATATGCTGTTGGTCGGAAGCTATTTAAATCAGGATTAATGGTTATGATGGTGACAGGATTTGTGGCTTTCTTAATTATGTATTTTACTGCTCCTTTTTTGGCGGAAATAAGCTTACATGGAAAAAAACAATTGTTTAGTGTAAATGAAGTTTCAACAGTTATTCGAGCAGTTAGTTTTGCTTTAATCGTTGTTCCCTTTATGAGTTTAATTAGGGGATACTTTCAAGGACATCAATCAATGGGACCATCAGCTGTATCACAAGTTGTAGAACAAATTATTCGAATTTTATTCACACTTGTTGGCGCCTATGTTGTATTACATACTTTAAATGGCGGAATGGTAAAGGCAGTCAGCGTTGCCACATTTGCAGCATTTATTGGCGCAATTGGAAGCTTAGCTGTTTTATTTTGGTATTGGTTTAAAAGAAAACCACATTTGGATGAACTTTTAGAAAAAGATAAAGGGACAATCAATATCTCACTTAAGCAAATCTATAAAGAGATTCTTATTTATGCAGCACCATTTGTTTTTGTAGGAATCGCAAACCCATTATTTCAATTTATCGACCAACTTACCTTTAGCAGGGCTATGGCTACCATTGCTTCAGGAAAACTAGCTGATACAGCCTTCTCTATTTTAAACTTTGAGTCACATAAAATTGTTATTATTCCAGTCTCTTTAGCAACGGCCTTTTCATTAACTCTTGTTCCAAGTATAACAAAGGCTTTTGTAGAGAATGATCAAAAAAGTATGAATCACCAGATGAATCAGGCGTTCCAGGTTTTATTATTTTTGACATTACCTGCAGCAATTGGATTATCATTATTGGCTGAACCTGTTTATACAGTCTTTTATGAGCATGATCCACTTGGAATAGAGGTATTAGGGGCATATGCTCCAGTAGCCATTTTATTTTCACTCTATTCTGTTACAGCTGCAATTCTGCAGGGAATTAATGAACAGCGTTATACTATTTTAAGTTTACTTGTTGGGTTGCTTATTAAGCTAAGCCTTAATATCCCGCTTATTAAAGCGATGGCAACTGAAGGTGCAATCCTTGCAACGGCACTTGGATATACGGCTGCTATCATCATCAATTTAATTGTCATTAAAAAATATTCAAACTATCCTTTCCGGCTGGTATTTAGAAGGTGTACGTTAATCGTTCTTCTTGCGGGAATAATGTGGCTGGGAACAGAACTTACCTTTACGGTTATGAAGCTATTCCTCTCACCTCAATCAAAGGTTCAATCGTTATTGATGATTCTTATTTGTGGTGTAGTTGGATCAGGAATTTATTTCTACCTAAGTTTAAAAACAAAGCTTGTTTACCGGTTATTTGGGGACAAGGTAGATAGTATCAAAAGGAAGTTACATCTGCCAATTTAA
- a CDS encoding NAD(P)/FAD-dependent oxidoreductase — protein MEYEVIVIGGGPSGLMAAIAAGERGAKVLLIDKGDRLGRKLAISGGGRCNVTNRRPIEEIIKHIPGNGKFLYSAFSIFNNEDIISFFEKLGIALKEEDHGRMFPVSNKAESVVDALLTKMDQLNIKVFRNTSVKDVLYEDDKASAVLLKDGQRISAKSIVIAVGGKSVPQTGSTGDGYPWAKKAGHTITELFPTEVPVTSNEPFIKSKILQGLSLRDINLSVLNPKGKPIISHRMDMLFTHIGVSGPAVLRCSQFVVKALKKWDLKEIIMSLDALPDQTEEELFQEIIKLIKSEPKKSIKNTLKGLLPERYLLFLLEKSEIDANIQGSTITNEKIRSFSKNCKGFTFSVNGTLPLEKAFVTGGGISIKEIEPQTMASKLTGGLYFCGEILDIHGYTGGYNITSALVTGRLAGTNAALFSKKQKGFKLKTN, from the coding sequence ATGGAATATGAAGTAATTGTCATTGGCGGTGGTCCTTCTGGTTTGATGGCAGCAATAGCTGCCGGGGAAAGAGGAGCAAAAGTGCTGTTAATTGATAAAGGGGACAGGCTGGGAAGAAAGTTAGCCATATCTGGTGGTGGGCGCTGTAACGTCACAAATCGTCGGCCTATCGAGGAAATCATTAAACATATTCCCGGAAATGGGAAGTTTTTATATAGTGCTTTTTCAATCTTTAACAATGAGGATATCATTTCCTTTTTTGAAAAACTGGGTATTGCCTTAAAGGAAGAAGATCACGGACGAATGTTTCCTGTTTCGAATAAAGCCGAATCAGTCGTTGATGCACTATTAACAAAAATGGATCAATTAAACATAAAAGTTTTCAGGAATACGTCAGTTAAAGATGTCTTATATGAAGATGATAAAGCTTCGGCTGTACTTCTTAAGGATGGTCAAAGAATTTCAGCAAAGTCGATTGTTATCGCTGTTGGTGGCAAATCAGTTCCTCAAACGGGATCAACTGGGGATGGCTATCCTTGGGCGAAAAAGGCTGGACACACCATCACTGAACTATTTCCAACGGAAGTACCAGTTACTTCTAATGAACCGTTTATCAAAAGCAAAATTCTCCAAGGACTATCATTAAGGGACATTAATTTAAGTGTATTAAATCCTAAAGGAAAGCCAATCATTTCGCACCGAATGGATATGCTCTTTACCCATATCGGGGTTAGCGGTCCTGCTGTTTTACGTTGTAGTCAATTTGTTGTAAAAGCCCTGAAAAAATGGGATCTAAAAGAAATAATAATGTCCCTTGACGCTTTGCCTGACCAAACAGAGGAAGAGCTCTTTCAAGAAATCATTAAATTAATAAAAAGTGAGCCAAAGAAAAGCATCAAGAATACCTTAAAGGGTTTGCTTCCAGAAAGATACCTCCTTTTTCTTCTAGAGAAAAGTGAAATCGACGCAAATATCCAAGGGAGTACCATTACAAATGAAAAAATTCGTTCTTTTTCAAAAAATTGTAAAGGTTTCACCTTCAGTGTGAATGGAACACTTCCACTTGAAAAAGCCTTTGTTACAGGTGGAGGCATATCAATAAAAGAGATTGAACCACAAACAATGGCTTCAAAATTGACGGGTGGACTCTATTTTTGCGGCGAGATCTTGGATATCCATGGGTACACCGGGGGTTATAATATTACATCTGCTCTTGTAACTGGTCGATTGGCGGGAACAAATGCAGCTCTTTTTTCTAAAAAACAAAAAGGTTTTAAACTTAAAACCAATTAA
- a CDS encoding sporulation protein Cse60, which yields MIQVKLFDREHEKDLESEMNRFLKGLDEKKLLDIKYNVAAMPEDEEEEQIYCFTAMIIYKA from the coding sequence TTGATACAGGTTAAATTGTTTGATCGGGAGCATGAGAAAGATTTGGAGTCGGAAATGAATCGCTTTTTAAAAGGGCTTGATGAGAAGAAATTACTTGATATTAAATACAATGTAGCTGCAATGCCAGAGGATGAGGAAGAAGAGCAAATCTATTGCTTTACTGCGATGATTATTTATAAAGCCTGA
- a CDS encoding rhodanese-like domain-containing protein: MEEIKIITPEELEKKIEVGEKLELVDVREEYEVEQGMITGAKHIPMGEIPENLAYFDKNKEYIFICRSSRRSENVCHYMQDQGFMVRNMIGGMLEWKGKTV, from the coding sequence ATGGAAGAAATCAAAATAATTACACCAGAGGAATTAGAGAAGAAGATTGAAGTAGGAGAAAAACTTGAACTAGTTGATGTAAGGGAAGAATATGAAGTTGAACAAGGAATGATCACAGGTGCTAAACATATCCCAATGGGAGAGATTCCTGAAAACCTAGCTTATTTTGACAAGAATAAAGAATATATATTTATTTGCCGTTCGAGTCGGCGCAGTGAAAATGTTTGCCACTACATGCAGGATCAAGGCTTTATGGTTCGAAATATGATTGGTGGCATGCTGGAGTGGAAAGGAAAAACGGTATAA